The Cryomorphaceae bacterium 1068 genome includes a region encoding these proteins:
- a CDS encoding tetratricopeptide repeat protein: MKKLFTLLLFSFLLTSLLAQQEDSDFYSQFSTAMENGQIQTAINIGEKWKLNNNGNINAYYLTAKALIKKGRKKEAIENLNKALQIDSTHVPSLLASAELLKASNSDALELYEQLIIINPTNAYFYREAAESAVQSMKLDKALAYYSLAYQNDSLDLITITGFAKLLLDFRQYDDADSLLNRALDLDPLNRFSLLTKAKLAFDSEKWEDAIGWLDPLMKDDPPLLAMRYTGISLYHLGRYEEAIEILRTLSNTLNELDYPHYYMGLSMEKLGQIDMATVQYGQALNKAISGNLGTYYERLGLMQQEGDDHQEAIESFRMAKKFSARNILNYHLAKSYDIYYQDSKAALEMFELYISQEDTLKSPEKTYAENRVSQLIKDRHFESE; this comes from the coding sequence ATGAAGAAACTATTCACTCTTTTGTTGTTCTCCTTTTTGCTCACCTCTCTTCTTGCACAGCAAGAAGACTCAGACTTTTATAGCCAATTCAGCACTGCCATGGAAAACGGGCAAATCCAGACAGCCATAAACATTGGTGAAAAATGGAAACTGAATAACAACGGGAACATTAATGCATACTACCTGACCGCTAAAGCCTTGATTAAAAAAGGACGAAAAAAAGAAGCGATCGAAAATCTCAATAAGGCTTTACAGATAGATAGCACCCATGTGCCCTCCTTGCTAGCATCGGCAGAACTCTTAAAAGCTTCGAATAGTGATGCCTTGGAACTTTACGAGCAGCTGATTATCATCAATCCTACCAACGCTTATTTCTACCGAGAAGCTGCCGAAAGTGCCGTGCAGTCCATGAAATTGGATAAAGCATTGGCTTATTATTCCCTGGCATATCAAAACGACAGCCTTGATTTAATAACCATAACCGGGTTCGCCAAGCTATTACTTGATTTCAGGCAATATGATGATGCGGACAGCCTGTTAAATCGTGCTTTGGACCTAGATCCTTTAAATAGATTTAGCTTACTCACCAAAGCCAAGCTTGCCTTTGACTCAGAGAAATGGGAAGATGCAATTGGGTGGTTGGACCCTCTGATGAAGGATGATCCTCCTTTGTTGGCAATGCGGTATACAGGAATATCTCTGTATCACCTGGGTAGGTACGAAGAGGCAATTGAAATATTAAGGACCTTGTCCAACACTCTCAACGAACTTGACTATCCACACTATTATATGGGTTTGTCCATGGAGAAGCTAGGACAGATTGATATGGCCACCGTTCAGTATGGACAGGCTCTAAATAAGGCCATCTCAGGCAACTTAGGCACCTATTACGAGAGACTTGGATTAATGCAGCAAGAAGGCGACGATCATCAAGAGGCCATTGAGTCCTTTCGGATGGCAAAGAAATTTTCTGCACGAAATATCCTCAATTATCATTTAGCGAAGAGCTATGACATCTACTACCAAGACTCCAAAGCAGCTCTGGAGATGTTCGAGCTATACATATCTCAAGAAGATACCCTCAAGAGTCCCGAAAAGACTTATGCTGAAAATCGCGTATCTCAGTTAATAAAGGATCGCCATTTCGAAAGTGAATGA
- a CDS encoding DUF6263 family protein, with the protein MKFTKALIGVALIAPSIVLAQKVDMKLNLEKGKKYTQKTEVENVTKQTMMGQVMEINTTASSTTYMELTEDNGKSDTYKIWYGNVGMSMTGMGQTQTFTSDTASLETVDPMSKVLASLTDKKFDAKITEKGMVEEVMGLEEMVKTATEGMAGGPAMAEQVASSFGDDGLAKNLEMTTDIFPEKPVKVGASWTKEQFTSTGLPIISKTTYTLKSVEGGMAVVDVKATLETDPANASTSMQGMDATQYYEGERSGTLNVEVASGWVTSGTLKDDIVGSITLAPNPQIPDGMTVPIEMINNITISN; encoded by the coding sequence ATGAAATTTACGAAAGCTTTAATCGGGGTAGCTCTTATTGCTCCATCTATTGTCCTCGCTCAAAAGGTGGACATGAAACTAAACCTTGAAAAGGGAAAAAAATACACGCAAAAGACGGAAGTTGAAAACGTGACCAAACAAACTATGATGGGCCAAGTGATGGAAATCAATACAACAGCCTCTTCAACTACTTACATGGAATTGACCGAGGATAACGGAAAATCAGATACATACAAAATCTGGTACGGCAACGTAGGTATGTCCATGACAGGAATGGGGCAGACACAAACGTTTACTTCTGACACTGCTTCACTTGAAACCGTCGATCCCATGTCAAAAGTGCTTGCAAGCTTGACAGACAAAAAATTCGATGCAAAGATCACCGAGAAAGGAATGGTAGAAGAAGTGATGGGGCTCGAAGAAATGGTTAAAACCGCAACTGAAGGAATGGCCGGAGGTCCTGCGATGGCCGAACAAGTAGCTAGTAGCTTCGGTGATGACGGTCTTGCAAAAAATCTGGAAATGACTACTGACATCTTTCCTGAAAAACCTGTAAAGGTTGGGGCTTCTTGGACCAAAGAACAATTCACATCTACAGGACTTCCCATTATTTCAAAAACGACTTACACGTTAAAGTCAGTAGAAGGTGGAATGGCCGTTGTAGATGTAAAAGCAACATTGGAAACCGATCCTGCAAATGCCAGCACTAGCATGCAAGGCATGGATGCTACCCAATATTACGAAGGAGAAAGATCAGGTACTTTAAATGTTGAAGTCGCAAGTGGTTGGGTTACTTCAGGTACACTCAAAGACGATATAGTAGGAAGCATCACATTAGCACCAAACCCTCAAATTCCTGATGGAATGACGGTCCCTATCGAAATGATCAATAACATCACTATTTCGAACTAA
- a CDS encoding S8 family serine peptidase encodes MRLRYFTIPLLSIALLSCQKEKESIPVNSNPANTELTLINPVEPLNNREPLSHSELVQEFSSHLERYGVVSWSNYDDYTLWSTTISSDSVISVGYQPDGYGNLDQSIHQIDVESPEWKNTKNSLINYVVSETKRKYPTLSVEAEDLLVFGDKPLPYFNIRIWDYEILANLRNFSVVRYAEPMGFTFENEGPWRSDSGCGGNSGIANPSPSDYFTAPQGPRVSWNFIDMKIHKAWKASSRGNGVTMGIIDTGISSDQAKLNSEFSGGLSGSRTVERYGFHDPCFLFIFCENDGIDDLCGHGTNMAGTAAGPASSDGSFAGVAFQSNLIGIRAAEDVVHDTSAEQDGVSDAFTFLGNRADVDIISMSMGNLFSSSQITDAINFAYNQGKMIFTAAGTSFEFTTFVGVIFPATLSNTIAVTGTKTGSPMEKCSTCHSGSQVDFVVTMEDRNNSGRTPLTLADSGNDPNYTGGSSVATATAAGIAALVWSNDLSQSKEDVLEALKNASNFYPSRDSNFGWGKINAQAAVLY; translated from the coding sequence ATGCGCTTACGCTATTTTACAATCCCTTTATTAAGCATTGCACTTCTTTCTTGCCAAAAAGAAAAAGAGAGCATTCCTGTTAATTCGAATCCTGCTAATACAGAGTTGACACTGATTAATCCGGTAGAACCTTTGAATAATCGAGAACCTCTAAGTCATTCTGAATTGGTTCAAGAATTCTCTTCTCATCTCGAGAGATATGGCGTTGTGTCTTGGTCAAATTATGATGACTACACTTTGTGGAGCACAACGATTTCATCGGATAGTGTCATTTCCGTGGGATATCAGCCGGATGGATATGGCAACTTGGATCAAAGCATTCATCAAATCGATGTGGAGTCACCTGAATGGAAAAACACCAAGAATAGCCTGATCAATTATGTGGTTTCGGAGACCAAGCGCAAGTATCCGACACTCTCTGTAGAAGCAGAAGATTTACTGGTTTTTGGCGATAAGCCGCTACCCTACTTCAATATCAGAATTTGGGATTACGAAATCTTGGCCAACCTACGTAACTTTAGTGTAGTACGTTATGCAGAACCAATGGGGTTTACATTTGAGAATGAGGGTCCATGGCGATCCGACAGCGGTTGTGGAGGAAACTCGGGAATAGCCAACCCCAGCCCAAGCGACTACTTTACTGCACCTCAAGGACCAAGAGTAAGTTGGAACTTTATTGACATGAAGATTCATAAAGCTTGGAAGGCAAGCAGCCGAGGAAACGGAGTGACTATGGGTATTATCGATACTGGAATTTCATCTGATCAAGCAAAGTTGAACAGTGAGTTTTCCGGTGGTCTTTCCGGCAGTCGGACCGTTGAGCGCTATGGATTTCACGACCCTTGTTTCTTGTTTATATTCTGCGAAAACGATGGCATTGATGACCTTTGCGGACATGGAACAAATATGGCGGGTACAGCTGCAGGCCCTGCCAGTAGTGATGGATCATTTGCCGGTGTGGCTTTTCAGAGTAATCTGATCGGAATTCGAGCCGCGGAAGATGTCGTTCACGACACGAGTGCTGAACAAGACGGTGTATCCGATGCATTTACCTTCTTGGGAAACAGAGCCGACGTTGATATTATTTCTATGTCAATGGGTAATCTCTTTTCGAGCAGTCAAATTACAGATGCAATCAACTTTGCCTACAATCAGGGTAAAATGATCTTTACAGCAGCGGGTACATCATTTGAGTTTACAACGTTCGTAGGAGTAATTTTCCCGGCTACTTTGAGCAATACCATAGCGGTAACTGGAACGAAAACAGGATCTCCTATGGAAAAGTGCTCGACTTGCCACAGTGGTTCTCAAGTAGATTTCGTAGTAACCATGGAAGATCGCAACAATTCTGGCAGGACCCCACTCACTCTTGCTGATTCGGGTAATGACCCGAACTATACAGGAGGCTCTTCGGTAGCAACAGCCACAGCAGCCGGTATTGCGGCTCTAGTGTGGTCCAATGATCTCAGTCAATCAAAAGAAGACGTATTGGAAGCTTTGAAAAATGCCTCCAACTTTTACCCTTCTAGAGATAGTAACTTCGGATGGGGAAAAATAAATGCGCAAGCAGCGGTTCTCTACTAA
- a CDS encoding class I SAM-dependent methyltransferase, whose translation MNYDEVYASNSAYFGKPFPEVIDYFKRQGKRGNILDVGCGQGRNAIPLAEMGYKVHGIDTSSIAIGQLKTQLENISLNLKVEHKEFISLTNLDHFDFILLDGFFHFYDHELADEEVKMRHLLENVRPESKLVFCFADHSDSVSAFRQMISKLAVIEESQVQYEYTDPVSQWKFETNYFFSVLQSLQ comes from the coding sequence ATGAATTACGATGAGGTCTACGCATCCAATTCGGCCTACTTCGGGAAGCCATTTCCCGAAGTGATTGACTATTTCAAGCGGCAAGGGAAAAGAGGTAATATTTTGGATGTGGGCTGCGGCCAAGGTCGCAATGCCATTCCTTTGGCCGAAATGGGGTACAAGGTTCATGGTATCGATACTTCCTCAATTGCGATCGGTCAACTAAAGACTCAATTAGAAAATATAAGTCTTAATTTAAAAGTTGAACATAAAGAATTTATCTCTTTGACCAATCTCGATCACTTCGACTTTATCCTGCTCGACGGCTTTTTCCATTTCTATGATCATGAGCTAGCTGATGAAGAAGTGAAAATGCGTCACCTCTTGGAGAATGTTCGTCCTGAATCTAAGTTGGTATTCTGCTTTGCCGATCACAGCGATTCGGTCTCAGCATTTCGGCAAATGATATCGAAATTGGCGGTTATTGAAGAGAGTCAAGTTCAATACGAGTACACCGACCCGGTTTCTCAATGGAAATTTGAAACCAATTATTTCTTTTCAGTGCTTCAATCTTTGCAATAA
- a CDS encoding fibronectin type III domain-containing protein — protein sequence MSEQYAIGKNEHSLQVRCISALRSAREGLHQKNDRLDALLWSVERLENELFSAEQGSPGFLLECYIDLIFILKGMEKSFPTESTPMRPIGLQVATANNILPIHLEWNYHDPNSLFVIEYANFEEANKPEWQVYSKTRSTSFTVRGLQKGQAYWFRISALATAM from the coding sequence ATGAGCGAACAATACGCCATTGGAAAAAACGAACATTCTCTGCAAGTCAGATGCATTTCTGCCTTGAGATCAGCCCGTGAAGGTCTTCATCAAAAGAATGATCGATTGGATGCGCTTTTATGGTCTGTCGAGCGATTGGAAAACGAATTGTTTTCGGCTGAACAGGGAAGTCCAGGCTTTTTGTTGGAATGCTACATTGATTTGATTTTTATCTTGAAAGGAATGGAAAAAAGTTTCCCAACTGAATCTACACCTATGCGTCCGATAGGTTTACAAGTTGCTACAGCGAATAACATATTGCCCATTCACCTTGAATGGAACTATCATGACCCTAATTCGCTATTCGTCATTGAGTATGCAAATTTCGAAGAGGCTAATAAACCAGAATGGCAGGTTTATAGTAAAACTCGGTCGACATCATTTACAGTTAGAGGCCTTCAAAAAGGCCAGGCGTACTGGTTCCGAATTTCTGCATTGGCGACAGCCATGTAA
- a CDS encoding porin family protein, producing the protein MKYLITFTFLAFFFVAHSQVEIRPFIGMNFSNVSDSPDGTSTQAKIGSQIGASLMIGNRFHLNPGIAYFSRSTEYSSSGNVNVDQTVEGVTIPILVGYRFVDPTTEPFLNFRAFAGPSLMFLTTTKYDNGEINDAVDWNDSQWGAQVGAGLDVSIFFVDVTYEFGLTNTNDGLKEQDGIFDNFTEFKQNTFIVNAGVRLSFSK; encoded by the coding sequence ATGAAATACTTAATCACTTTCACTTTTCTCGCTTTCTTTTTTGTGGCACATTCACAAGTAGAAATTCGTCCGTTTATAGGAATGAATTTTAGCAATGTCTCCGATTCGCCTGACGGCACAAGCACTCAGGCAAAAATAGGCAGCCAGATAGGTGCTAGCTTAATGATCGGAAATAGATTCCACCTTAATCCCGGTATTGCCTATTTTTCAAGGTCTACCGAATACAGCTCTTCAGGAAACGTAAACGTAGATCAAACCGTTGAGGGAGTTACTATTCCAATTTTAGTGGGATACCGATTTGTAGATCCGACTACTGAGCCTTTCTTAAACTTTCGTGCATTTGCAGGGCCTTCACTTATGTTTCTAACGACCACCAAATACGACAATGGAGAAATCAATGACGCCGTGGATTGGAATGATAGCCAATGGGGTGCACAAGTCGGTGCAGGATTGGATGTTTCCATTTTCTTCGTAGACGTTACTTATGAATTTGGTTTAACCAACACAAACGATGGACTTAAAGAGCAAGACGGCATCTTTGATAACTTCACCGAGTTTAAGCAAAATACCTTTATCGTCAATGCCGGTGTGAGGCTCAGTTTTTCGAAATAG
- a CDS encoding DNA cytosine methyltransferase, whose protein sequence is MKKISGEPNLLKAAFTHYIHTGLEVYRKPAIEYMRHSDEPIPDRAGRRHAEDAPFTFIDLFAGIGGFRFALERLGGHCVFTSEWDKYSQKTYFENFGDLPFGDITSEETKSFIPDNFDILCGGFPCQAFSIAGKRGGFSDTRGTLFHDVAEIIRRKRPRALFLENVKGLFNHDRGKTLKTILNVLRDDLGYTVPNPKVVNARNYGVPQNRERVFIIGFRDEVDAAEFEYPEPDEEVTTFEEVKEEKPVSVKYYLSTKYLETLREHRRRHESKGNGFGYEIIPDDGVANAIVVGGMGRERNLVYDERLTDFNPVTKIKGEVNREGIRRMTPREWARLQGFPETFKIVVSDAQAYKQFGNSVAVPAIEATARQLIEALRLNTQAHVQESHH, encoded by the coding sequence ATGAAAAAGATCAGCGGCGAACCGAATCTTCTGAAAGCAGCCTTTACGCATTATATCCATACGGGTTTGGAGGTGTACCGAAAACCGGCAATTGAGTACATGCGCCATTCTGATGAACCGATACCCGACCGAGCGGGACGGCGCCATGCCGAAGATGCTCCTTTTACTTTTATCGATCTTTTCGCCGGAATAGGCGGTTTCCGTTTTGCCCTCGAACGACTAGGTGGGCACTGCGTATTTACCAGTGAATGGGATAAGTATTCTCAAAAAACGTATTTCGAGAATTTTGGTGATTTGCCTTTCGGCGATATTACTTCGGAAGAAACCAAATCGTTTATCCCTGACAACTTTGATATTCTCTGTGGTGGTTTTCCTTGTCAGGCTTTTTCCATTGCGGGAAAGCGAGGTGGGTTCAGCGACACAAGGGGTACGCTCTTTCATGATGTGGCTGAGATCATTCGACGCAAGCGACCGAGAGCCCTTTTCTTAGAGAATGTAAAAGGACTTTTCAATCACGACCGAGGAAAAACCCTGAAAACGATTTTAAATGTCCTCCGCGATGATTTGGGATACACCGTTCCCAATCCGAAAGTGGTCAACGCTAGAAATTACGGAGTTCCTCAAAACCGCGAAAGAGTCTTCATCATTGGTTTTCGGGATGAAGTTGATGCTGCTGAATTTGAGTACCCTGAACCCGATGAGGAGGTCACCACTTTCGAAGAAGTTAAAGAAGAAAAACCCGTTTCGGTGAAGTACTACCTCTCGACCAAGTACCTCGAAACGCTGCGTGAACACAGACGTAGGCACGAGTCGAAAGGCAATGGCTTCGGCTACGAAATCATTCCTGATGACGGCGTGGCCAATGCCATCGTCGTGGGTGGAATGGGACGCGAACGGAATCTGGTTTACGATGAGCGACTTACTGACTTTAATCCCGTAACCAAAATAAAGGGAGAAGTAAACCGTGAAGGAATTCGTCGTATGACCCCCAGGGAGTGGGCCCGATTGCAAGGCTTTCCCGAAACTTTCAAGATCGTGGTAAGCGACGCTCAGGCTTACAAGCAATTTGGAAATAGCGTGGCAGTACCAGCCATCGAGGCAACTGCGCGACAGTTGATCGAAGCACTCCGGTTAAACACTCAAGCACATGTTCAGGAAAGCCATCACTGA
- a CDS encoding YqaE/Pmp3 family membrane protein gives MKRLSALCLLVVILATSCQTSSELGSTSIVQKRRYTKGFNLNIKKPSVASKAENENASQETALAEAKTPDMANKSEAQVIKVKTEERIEMESASIELSKALMAKPVTTKQSELEIADTPSADKAYPLRINTRKNRVSGKTAKGDVNFHEVNVWTIIITVLLPPLGVALILGVGTEFWISLVLTLLFYFPGLIYSLIILLT, from the coding sequence ATGAAACGACTTTCCGCATTGTGCCTGCTGGTAGTAATATTAGCTACTTCCTGTCAAACCAGCTCAGAACTAGGCTCGACCTCGATCGTCCAAAAGAGACGATATACTAAAGGATTTAATCTAAATATTAAAAAGCCCTCTGTCGCGAGTAAAGCTGAAAACGAGAATGCCTCTCAAGAAACTGCTTTGGCCGAAGCTAAGACACCTGACATGGCAAATAAATCAGAAGCTCAAGTAATAAAAGTTAAGACAGAGGAAAGAATTGAAATGGAATCTGCTTCGATAGAATTGAGTAAAGCCCTAATGGCTAAACCCGTAACAACTAAGCAGAGTGAACTTGAGATTGCTGATACCCCTTCGGCTGACAAGGCCTATCCCCTCAGAATTAACACTAGAAAAAATAGAGTGAGTGGGAAAACCGCAAAAGGAGACGTGAACTTTCATGAAGTGAATGTTTGGACCATAATTATAACAGTTCTCTTACCTCCACTGGGTGTCGCTCTGATTCTAGGCGTAGGAACAGAATTTTGGATTAGCCTGGTCCTTACTCTACTCTTTTACTTCCCGGGATTGATATATTCGTTGATAATTCTTCTCACATAA
- a CDS encoding FAD-dependent oxidoreductase, producing the protein MKNETQYDVIIVGAGVAGLVAAMKCEEAGCSVLIIESDTEVGGRVQTDTVDGYTLERGFQVLIDTYEKAKEILDFEALELKRFEPGAKIFDDRGSFSIADPTRKIAALPSTALSRVGSLSDKIKMLNLSKQLQTKKLKEIFEGDRQTTLDYLKDYGFSARIIKNFFRPFFGGIFLERDLVTDAAMFRFVFRNFSKGSACIPAKGMGEIPKQIKAKLKSTEIRLNTKVIKVNQDPSVELEDGSLFKTKKIIIASSPDKLLTQMDNPISWKHTTTMYFSGENSLPSMTRTIGLDARPSSSVNNYARHDEVVPQSAPPNRSLWSVTVRGNESPQVVKTDLAKNLNIDESQLEFLKEYKIKQALPTVDRPALSIPAEQTQITEHIHLAGDYLTNASIDGAMRAGENAAKAITETLEVIV; encoded by the coding sequence ATGAAAAATGAAACTCAATACGATGTCATAATTGTTGGCGCTGGTGTTGCCGGGCTTGTAGCCGCAATGAAATGTGAAGAAGCTGGATGCTCTGTCTTGATCATAGAATCGGATACTGAGGTGGGTGGACGAGTTCAAACAGATACAGTTGATGGGTATACGCTGGAAAGGGGTTTTCAAGTACTTATCGATACTTACGAAAAGGCAAAAGAGATACTTGACTTTGAAGCATTGGAGCTAAAACGCTTCGAACCTGGTGCAAAAATTTTTGACGATAGAGGAAGCTTTTCGATAGCAGACCCTACCAGAAAAATTGCGGCTCTACCTTCTACAGCTCTTTCACGCGTCGGGTCTCTTTCTGACAAGATTAAAATGCTCAACCTTTCCAAACAACTTCAGACAAAAAAGCTGAAGGAAATATTTGAAGGAGATCGACAAACAACTTTGGATTACCTAAAGGATTATGGCTTTTCAGCTAGAATTATCAAAAACTTCTTTCGACCTTTTTTTGGTGGAATCTTTCTCGAGAGAGATTTAGTGACAGATGCAGCTATGTTTCGATTTGTTTTTAGAAACTTCTCGAAAGGCAGTGCATGTATTCCTGCCAAAGGGATGGGAGAAATTCCGAAGCAAATAAAGGCTAAATTGAAATCAACTGAAATCAGATTGAACACCAAAGTTATAAAGGTCAACCAAGATCCTTCTGTTGAGTTAGAGGATGGGTCGCTTTTTAAAACGAAAAAGATCATTATTGCCTCAAGCCCCGACAAACTGCTCACTCAAATGGATAATCCCATTTCGTGGAAACATACCACAACCATGTACTTTAGTGGGGAAAATAGTCTACCATCCATGACAAGAACCATTGGGCTAGATGCTCGTCCGAGTAGCTCTGTAAATAACTATGCACGGCATGATGAAGTCGTTCCTCAATCAGCTCCTCCCAATCGGTCTCTCTGGTCTGTAACCGTTCGGGGTAACGAAAGTCCACAAGTTGTAAAGACAGATTTGGCAAAGAACTTGAATATAGACGAATCTCAATTGGAATTTCTTAAAGAGTATAAAATTAAACAAGCTTTACCCACAGTTGATCGTCCTGCATTGTCAATCCCGGCTGAACAAACCCAAATAACCGAGCATATCCATTTGGCCGGTGACTACCTTACCAACGCATCTATTGATGGTGCTATGCGTGCGGGGGAAAATGCTGCAAAAGCAATCACAGAAACTCTTGAAGTTATTGTCTGA
- a CDS encoding dihydrofolate reductase translates to MKRILSSLLTVVFAITLMTSCQNEGANDQTGQSSENTSDGSEANFQTMTEQFADIKILRYQIPAWDELTLQQKELTYYLTQAGTAGRDMMYDQNYRHNLTIRRTLENVFRSFDGDKSTDSWKAFETYLKRIWFANGIHHHYSYEKFTTEFDRVYLETLLAETGSELSDEVMTVIFDPTIDSKKVSKDPNKDLVLASAVNFYDPTLTEADVNAFYEVKKKDKDPKRPISYGLNSKLVKENGQVMEKTWKVGGMYGPALEKVVYWLEKAKAVAETDKQKESIGYLIEYYQTGDLNKWDQYNIAWVQDTLSTVDYINGFVEVYNDPLGYRGSYETVVEIRDLDASKKMKVIAENAQYFEDNSSILDEHKKENVVGISYNFINVAGEAGDASPSTPIGVNLPNADWIRAEYGSKSVSLGNIVAAYDKAGTSGFLAEFSHDSTEIALAKKYAKQADKLHTALHEVIGHASGKLNPGIGTPKETLKNYASTLEEGRADLVALYYMLDPKLIEIGVMDDLGVGYHAYDDYIKNGLMTQLRRIEPGAVIEEDHMRNRQMVAAWVFEKGEADNVISKVMRDSLTYFEINDYDKLQTLFGDLLREIQRIKSEGDYEAGKALVETYGVQVDPVLHAEVLARTEKFNSAPYGGFINPQLVPIMEDGKITEVRVEYPDDFATQMLYYADEFTTLPDYN, encoded by the coding sequence ATGAAAAGAATTCTTTCATCACTATTAACTGTAGTATTTGCTATCACTTTGATGACTTCATGTCAGAATGAAGGAGCAAATGATCAAACAGGTCAATCTTCAGAGAATACTTCCGACGGAAGTGAAGCCAACTTTCAAACAATGACGGAGCAATTCGCAGACATTAAAATCCTGCGATACCAAATTCCCGCATGGGATGAGCTGACCCTGCAGCAAAAGGAATTGACATACTACCTCACGCAAGCCGGAACTGCCGGAAGGGATATGATGTATGATCAAAACTATCGCCACAATCTGACGATCAGAAGGACACTTGAAAATGTTTTTAGAAGCTTTGACGGTGATAAGTCTACTGATAGTTGGAAGGCATTTGAGACCTACCTGAAGCGCATCTGGTTTGCCAATGGTATTCATCACCATTACTCCTACGAGAAATTCACAACCGAATTTGATCGTGTTTACTTGGAAACCTTACTTGCTGAAACGGGGTCAGAGTTGAGCGATGAAGTGATGACCGTGATTTTCGATCCAACGATAGATTCTAAGAAAGTGAGCAAAGACCCGAATAAAGACCTTGTATTAGCGAGCGCCGTAAATTTTTACGATCCTACGCTTACCGAGGCGGACGTCAACGCTTTCTACGAAGTGAAGAAGAAAGACAAAGATCCCAAACGTCCTATTTCTTATGGACTGAACTCAAAGCTCGTGAAAGAGAACGGACAAGTAATGGAGAAAACATGGAAAGTCGGAGGAATGTACGGACCTGCTTTGGAGAAAGTAGTTTACTGGCTGGAGAAGGCTAAGGCCGTTGCCGAAACGGACAAACAGAAAGAGTCTATCGGTTACCTGATTGAATACTACCAAACGGGTGATCTCAATAAATGGGATCAATACAATATTGCTTGGGTTCAAGATACCTTGAGTACGGTAGATTATATCAACGGTTTCGTAGAGGTGTACAATGACCCACTCGGATACCGCGGTTCCTATGAAACAGTCGTTGAGATTCGCGATTTGGATGCCTCCAAAAAGATGAAGGTCATTGCTGAAAACGCTCAGTACTTTGAAGACAATTCTTCGATTCTCGATGAGCACAAGAAGGAGAACGTCGTTGGGATTTCTTACAATTTTATCAATGTCGCGGGCGAAGCAGGTGACGCCAGTCCTTCAACACCCATCGGCGTGAACCTACCCAATGCCGATTGGATTCGCGCCGAATACGGTTCGAAGTCCGTGAGTTTGGGAAACATCGTTGCGGCTTATGACAAAGCAGGAACTTCGGGATTCTTAGCAGAGTTTAGCCACGACAGTACCGAGATAGCTTTGGCCAAAAAATATGCGAAGCAAGCAGATAAACTTCATACGGCTCTTCACGAGGTGATTGGCCATGCAAGCGGAAAGTTGAATCCCGGGATTGGTACTCCAAAGGAGACCTTGAAAAACTATGCCAGCACATTGGAAGAAGGCCGTGCTGATTTGGTAGCTCTTTACTACATGCTCGATCCGAAATTGATTGAGATTGGAGTGATGGATGACTTGGGAGTGGGCTATCATGCCTATGACGATTATATCAAGAATGGATTGATGACCCAATTACGTCGTATTGAGCCGGGAGCAGTTATAGAAGAAGACCACATGAGAAACCGTCAGATGGTTGCTGCATGGGTATTCGAAAAAGGAGAAGCTGATAATGTGATTTCGAAAGTAATGCGCGACAGTCTGACCTACTTTGAAATCAACGATTACGATAAGCTCCAAACACTATTCGGAGATTTGCTCAGAGAAATTCAACGCATTAAGTCTGAAGGCGACTATGAAGCGGGGAAAGCTTTGGTTGAGACTTATGGTGTTCAAGTTGACCCTGTGCTACATGCCGAAGTTTTGGCAAGAACCGAAAAGTTCAATAGCGCTCCTTATGGTGGCTTTATTAATCCGCAGTTGGTGCCGATTATGGAAGATGGAAAGATCACCGAAGTAAGGGTGGAATATCCGGACGATTTTGCCACGCAAATGCTCTATTATGCTGACGAATTCACTACCCTTCCCGATTACAATTAG